From one Humulus lupulus chromosome 8, drHumLupu1.1, whole genome shotgun sequence genomic stretch:
- the LOC133795395 gene encoding FH protein interacting protein FIP2-like has translation MVGEREPTNALRVNWSCRIQMVWTGFGGKKFYNTVDTLTQREPYSMLATMFSGWHTVCQDPAMKVRFRGVKLSGLDLSKLDLSYVDFSHACLRDVFFSRANLQCAKFRNVDAEGAIFHNAILQECEFTGANLHGALLAGANLKSANLQDACLIGSSFCQADLRSAHLQV, from the exons ATGGTGGGAGAAAGAGAGCCAACCAATGCATTGAGAGTTAATTGGTCCTGTCGGATCCAAATGGTATGGACAGGATTTG GGGGGAAGAAATTTTACAATACTGTTGATACTTTGACTCAACGAGAGCCTTATTCAATGCTTGCTACAATGTTCAGTGGTTGGCATACTGTGTGTCAGGATCCTGCAATG AAAGTTAGATTTCGAGGTGTTAAACTTTCTGGCCTTGATCTTTCAAAACTG GATTTGTCTTATGTGGACTTCAGCCATGCTTGTCTTAGAGATGTATTCTTCTCACGTGCAAACCTACAGTGTGCCAAGTTCCGG AATGTGGATGCTGAGGGTGCGATCTTTCATAATGCAATTTTGCAGGA ATGTGAATTTACAGGGGCCAATCTGCACGGAGCTTTATTAGCTGGTGCTAATCTTAAGAGTGCAAACCTACAAG ATGCATGTTTAATTGGTAGTAGTTTCTGCCAGGCTGACCTCCGATCTGCACACTTACAGGTATaa